One stretch of Labrenzia sp. CE80 DNA includes these proteins:
- a CDS encoding DUF2460 domain-containing protein — protein sequence MADFDEVQFPVIVARGASGGPERRTEIVELASGREERNTPWADSRRSYDVGSGIRSADDLADVTAFFEARSSRLRGFRFKDWSDFKSCKPSEAISDEDQFLGAADGVTTSFQLVKAYSSGGRAWRREVSKPVAGSVVVAVGGVAQGAGWSVDTTTGLITFDVAPTSGNVTSGFEFDVPCRFDTDQLQTTLRIHRLGEIRAIPIVEVRV from the coding sequence ATGGCAGACTTCGACGAAGTTCAGTTTCCTGTCATCGTGGCGCGCGGGGCAAGCGGCGGTCCCGAACGACGCACGGAGATTGTCGAGCTGGCCTCGGGCCGTGAGGAACGCAACACGCCCTGGGCCGACAGCCGGCGCAGCTATGATGTTGGCTCCGGCATTCGGAGCGCCGATGATCTGGCGGATGTGACCGCCTTCTTCGAGGCCCGGTCCAGTCGCCTGCGCGGCTTCCGCTTCAAGGACTGGTCGGACTTCAAGTCCTGCAAGCCGTCTGAAGCGATCTCCGATGAGGACCAGTTCCTCGGGGCAGCTGACGGCGTGACCACAAGTTTTCAGCTGGTGAAGGCCTATAGCTCTGGCGGTCGCGCCTGGAGACGGGAGGTCTCCAAGCCGGTGGCTGGATCCGTCGTGGTCGCTGTTGGAGGGGTGGCTCAAGGGGCCGGCTGGTCGGTCGATACCACCACCGGCCTCATCACCTTCGACGTCGCCCCGACCTCCGGCAATGTGACGTCCGGTTTTGAGTTCGACGTGCCCTGCCGCTTCGACACGGATCAGCTGCAGACCACCTTGCGCATCCATCGCCTCGGCGAGATCCGCGCCATTCCGATTGTGGAGGTGCGGGTATGA
- a CDS encoding AAA family ATPase produces the protein MRIEVAQAPETSGANKKKGDLLQEFSREFAATRDLRIIEELRTASSEIDLHCEDPSTGETIYMECKAHRDPLSKRELTNLIGVVYGEGYTQGWLISTGPLSKDAKGYLHNWTQKPLPERAKLKVHYEDELANLLINAKLVKNPNALQLHDHTKPGHEEATWVLLVTEFGRFWTTPRFIGGVASEVYAFNASDLSIINDRALLTRLSKLDSSWAGKSFVSGLINEQTATQKKLVEEAIPVIETVEGKRWSDPRPARLKDFAGRKKELAEIFELLEDARESGSGPHVFAITGESGIGKSSLITGIRGRTRQRPFNKKYFAIAIDCRAAKSRDYINAALVRSLSKARNSGFGDDDGSEFHITNPGHPLSSPSVTNFLKSVRKNKQAICIIFDQFEEIYAKPELADVFSAAHDLFMSAVSEAGPLVLGFAWRSNFAVQQDHPAYFMWQSLVNYRQEFSLKPLETSEVNTALTTFEKELNEKLRIEARRQLVEAARGYPWHLKKLCIHLLHQVKELHKDQASVENLSVESLFSKDLQGLTDKQKSALSFIAENAPVAAYEVVEGYGEAVLSQLEDQLLVTRSGEVLNIYWDIFRDFLLNGTVPSLPLSFLPASPSIASLLSVADELRPNEKRSFEQLANRVQLAPRTVANIVRDLFIIGVASGEYSRPILSEGLSPSDPKSVVRRVRSILSKHTLLWELKSIERDGSFTETEICEALARIPSIPDYDEKNLVRHVRKLTTWFATAGFLQVTTSGWCLSDAGDVDLSYAEQRRRRSTGPFNGESSPPRALEVLKLMKQETAVDPLKTKSAGYTKAFNTLSRFGLIVKLENSWNYVAAEGDEVDAAELERLHNAAVRQPSLIEVVRLLKHDRTMTGPQLAQLIAEHFNEAWSESSLKRTGNALKRWGDWLIECEVTGKIVEPKKGVKGKPRMDTPTMMSNIKTMIDEGMSQKAIADEVGVSVASIRLWLAKDKIAHSNE, from the coding sequence ATGCGCATAGAAGTCGCCCAAGCGCCGGAAACCAGCGGTGCAAACAAAAAAAAGGGGGACCTACTACAGGAATTTTCACGAGAGTTCGCTGCTACTCGGGACCTAAGGATTATCGAAGAGCTGCGCACAGCATCTTCAGAGATCGATTTGCACTGCGAAGATCCTAGTACAGGTGAAACCATTTACATGGAATGCAAGGCACATCGAGATCCATTGTCGAAGAGAGAGCTGACAAATCTTATCGGGGTAGTTTATGGAGAAGGTTATACGCAAGGGTGGTTAATTTCCACAGGTCCACTTAGCAAAGATGCAAAAGGATATCTACACAACTGGACACAAAAACCTTTACCAGAACGAGCGAAGCTCAAAGTACATTACGAGGATGAACTAGCTAATCTTCTTATAAATGCAAAGTTGGTAAAAAACCCAAATGCTTTGCAATTACACGACCATACAAAGCCGGGCCACGAAGAAGCCACATGGGTTCTTTTGGTCACAGAATTCGGAAGATTTTGGACCACACCTAGATTTATCGGTGGCGTTGCGTCTGAAGTTTACGCCTTTAACGCCTCAGATCTATCGATCATAAACGATCGAGCGCTTCTCACCCGCCTATCGAAACTTGATAGCTCATGGGCGGGCAAGTCTTTTGTTTCTGGCCTGATTAACGAACAAACGGCAACCCAGAAAAAGCTCGTAGAAGAAGCGATACCAGTCATTGAAACGGTCGAAGGTAAACGTTGGAGCGATCCTCGCCCTGCTCGGCTAAAAGATTTTGCAGGAAGAAAGAAAGAGCTAGCCGAAATTTTCGAACTTTTAGAGGATGCTCGAGAAAGCGGTTCGGGGCCACATGTATTCGCCATAACCGGCGAAAGTGGCATCGGAAAAAGCTCATTAATTACAGGTATTCGCGGAAGAACTCGGCAGAGGCCGTTCAACAAGAAATATTTTGCAATAGCGATTGACTGTAGAGCAGCGAAATCCAGAGACTATATAAATGCGGCTTTGGTAAGAAGTCTTAGCAAAGCTCGGAATTCTGGTTTTGGCGATGATGATGGTTCAGAATTTCATATCACAAATCCTGGACATCCATTGTCGAGCCCCTCAGTTACCAATTTTCTGAAATCGGTACGTAAAAACAAACAGGCAATCTGTATAATCTTTGACCAATTTGAAGAGATCTACGCCAAGCCTGAACTAGCTGATGTATTCTCAGCGGCACATGATCTTTTCATGTCTGCGGTATCCGAAGCAGGCCCATTGGTACTGGGGTTTGCATGGCGTAGTAACTTCGCCGTCCAGCAAGATCATCCTGCGTATTTTATGTGGCAAAGCTTAGTCAACTATCGGCAAGAGTTTTCATTAAAACCGCTAGAAACATCAGAAGTTAACACCGCCCTCACTACGTTTGAGAAAGAGCTAAACGAAAAACTGCGGATCGAAGCGAGGCGTCAATTGGTTGAAGCGGCTCGCGGTTATCCTTGGCATCTTAAGAAGCTTTGTATTCACCTGCTACACCAGGTCAAAGAACTTCACAAGGATCAAGCAAGCGTTGAAAACCTAAGCGTCGAAAGCTTATTTTCCAAAGATTTGCAAGGCCTGACTGATAAGCAAAAAAGTGCTTTGAGTTTTATCGCGGAGAACGCTCCGGTAGCCGCTTACGAAGTTGTTGAAGGCTATGGAGAGGCAGTTCTATCGCAGCTTGAAGACCAGCTTTTAGTTACGCGTAGCGGGGAGGTTTTAAATATTTATTGGGATATTTTTAGAGACTTCTTGTTAAATGGAACAGTTCCAAGCCTACCGCTCTCGTTTTTGCCCGCATCACCTTCAATTGCGTCATTATTGTCCGTTGCCGACGAGCTTCGTCCCAACGAAAAACGTTCCTTCGAGCAGTTAGCTAATCGTGTTCAACTCGCGCCTCGAACTGTGGCAAATATTGTTCGAGATCTATTCATAATAGGTGTAGCAAGTGGCGAATACTCGCGCCCAATCCTAAGCGAAGGCCTATCACCATCAGATCCCAAAAGCGTAGTACGTCGGGTTCGAAGCATTTTGTCTAAGCATACGCTGTTGTGGGAGCTAAAAAGTATTGAGAGGGACGGTAGCTTTACAGAAACTGAGATTTGCGAGGCCCTCGCACGAATACCTTCCATACCCGATTACGATGAAAAGAACTTAGTGCGTCATGTTAGAAAATTGACGACTTGGTTTGCGACCGCTGGCTTCCTGCAAGTGACAACCAGCGGATGGTGCCTCTCGGATGCTGGCGATGTTGACCTGTCCTATGCGGAGCAGCGTAGGCGAAGGTCAACAGGCCCCTTTAATGGCGAATCATCTCCACCGCGCGCCCTTGAAGTCTTGAAACTTATGAAACAAGAGACAGCCGTTGATCCTTTGAAAACTAAATCTGCCGGTTATACGAAGGCCTTCAATACACTCTCCAGATTTGGTTTAATAGTAAAGCTAGAGAATTCTTGGAACTACGTTGCAGCTGAAGGCGACGAGGTTGACGCTGCAGAGCTAGAGCGCCTTCATAATGCAGCGGTTAGGCAGCCTAGTCTTATCGAAGTAGTCCGTTTGCTAAAACATGACCGTACAATGACTGGTCCCCAACTAGCACAACTAATAGCAGAGCATTTCAACGAGGCCTGGTCGGAAAGTTCATTGAAACGGACAGGAAATGCACTCAAAAGGTGGGGAGATTGGCTCATTGAATGCGAAGTCACCGGCAAGATAGTTGAGCCCAAAAAAGGTGTGAAAGGTAAACCTCGCATGGATACGCCGACAATGATGAGTAACATTAAGACGATGATCGATGAAGGAATGTCTCAAAAAGCCATTGCCGATGAAGTAGGCGTCTCTGTCGCCTCTATTCGCCTGTGGCTCGCAAAGGATAAAATTGCTCATTCGAATGAATAG
- a CDS encoding DUF1799 domain-containing protein, with product MAAARAWAFARRGLIDPEVSLQLDRETASDFAALGVAVPAAEISEPEAFDVWRCNWRSVTAFLSLETQWRVAAGPAGFAFLGLDYTAAKSAFSGRSRRAWQSLLADLQIMERAALPILNGERT from the coding sequence ATGGCGGCCGCGCGGGCCTGGGCCTTCGCACGGCGCGGCCTGATTGATCCCGAAGTGTCTCTACAGCTGGATCGCGAGACGGCCTCGGACTTCGCCGCCCTGGGCGTCGCCGTTCCCGCTGCCGAGATCAGTGAGCCTGAAGCCTTTGACGTCTGGCGCTGCAACTGGCGGAGCGTGACCGCTTTTCTGTCTCTGGAGACCCAGTGGCGGGTGGCAGCCGGGCCAGCTGGTTTTGCCTTTCTGGGACTGGATTACACAGCGGCCAAATCAGCCTTCAGCGGCCGCAGCCGGCGCGCCTGGCAGAGCCTGCTGGCAGATCTCCAGATCATGGAGCGTGCGGCCCTGCCGATCCTGAACGGGGAGCGCACATGA
- a CDS encoding phage tail tube protein, with translation MRKFKKLACLAKIETVYGTDSVPLAANAIQLSDVTLTPLAGEDVSRDLLLPHLGHQGIELTGNYMQLEFAVECAGAGAAGNVPGYGVLLRACGLSETIDPGVSVVYEPVSDGEEAVSIYYHHDGVRHVALGCRGTFQVEFAPRQIPRFRFNIMGLLGTVTDQALPAADLSAFQKPVPVSKAATSLSLHGADRIAESISIDLGVQVEPRFLIGDERMQLTDRQSTGTAVVEAKSMVTINWFDVATAKTLDALQVVHGTTAGHIVQVDAPKVQIGRPSQAKARARTFSTIPCR, from the coding sequence ATGCGCAAGTTCAAGAAGCTCGCCTGTCTCGCGAAGATCGAGACGGTCTATGGCACAGACAGTGTTCCCCTGGCCGCCAACGCGATCCAGCTGTCGGATGTGACGCTGACACCGCTGGCGGGCGAGGATGTGTCGCGTGATCTGCTGTTGCCCCATCTGGGTCACCAGGGCATCGAGCTGACCGGCAATTACATGCAGCTGGAGTTCGCCGTGGAGTGTGCCGGCGCGGGCGCTGCCGGGAACGTGCCTGGCTATGGCGTTCTGCTGCGCGCCTGTGGTCTGTCGGAGACCATCGATCCGGGTGTGTCGGTGGTTTATGAACCGGTGTCGGACGGCGAGGAAGCTGTCTCGATCTACTACCACCATGACGGCGTCCGCCATGTTGCGCTTGGGTGCCGGGGAACCTTCCAGGTGGAATTCGCCCCGCGCCAAATCCCGCGTTTCAGGTTCAACATCATGGGACTGCTCGGCACGGTCACCGATCAGGCTCTGCCGGCGGCAGATCTGTCAGCGTTCCAGAAGCCGGTGCCTGTCTCCAAGGCCGCAACCAGCCTGTCACTCCATGGGGCTGACCGGATTGCGGAAAGCATCTCGATTGATCTGGGTGTCCAGGTCGAACCGCGGTTTCTGATCGGTGATGAACGCATGCAGCTGACCGATCGGCAGAGCACTGGAACCGCAGTCGTGGAAGCCAAGTCCATGGTGACCATCAACTGGTTCGACGTGGCAACCGCCAAGACACTGGATGCCCTTCAGGTGGTTCATGGGACAACGGCCGGGCACATCGTTCAGGTGGATGCACCGAAGGTGCAGATCGGGCGGCCAAGCCAAGCCAAGGCCAGAGCCAGAACATTCTCAACTATTCCCTGCCGCTGA
- a CDS encoding phage virion morphogenesis protein, translating into MTGVRQSITIEDAEVNAVLTRVADAGGDTSALMAEISGAMLFSVQRRFETERAPDGTPWQRHAPRTAKARLKRSRKNAPVTPKILRDSNRLYSSIISEASSDEAAVGTNLVYAAIHQAGRTVTQYPQSRMVRFRKVGRQTRFARQAHKRAYDRPVTYGARTIVIPARPYLGFSDTDQTEILAIAEAHFEAAISDVDRGAAS; encoded by the coding sequence ATGACCGGTGTCCGTCAGTCCATCACCATTGAAGATGCCGAGGTCAATGCCGTCCTGACCCGCGTTGCCGATGCTGGCGGTGACACGTCTGCGCTGATGGCGGAGATCTCCGGCGCCATGCTGTTTTCCGTGCAACGTCGGTTCGAAACGGAGAGGGCCCCGGATGGCACGCCTTGGCAGCGGCACGCGCCACGGACAGCAAAGGCACGCCTGAAGCGATCCCGCAAGAACGCGCCAGTCACGCCGAAAATTTTGCGCGACAGCAATCGCCTTTATTCCTCGATCATCAGCGAGGCGAGTTCGGATGAGGCGGCGGTTGGGACGAACCTGGTTTATGCCGCCATTCATCAGGCTGGCCGAACGGTCACCCAATATCCCCAGTCGCGGATGGTGCGGTTTCGCAAAGTGGGACGTCAAACGCGCTTTGCCAGACAAGCCCACAAGCGAGCCTATGACCGGCCTGTCACCTATGGCGCGCGGACCATCGTCATCCCTGCCCGGCCTTATCTTGGGTTTTCCGACACCGACCAGACAGAAATCCTTGCGATCGCCGAGGCGCACTTTGAGGCCGCTATCAGTGATGTGGATCGGGGGGCCGCATCATGA
- a CDS encoding DUF1320 domain-containing protein, producing MAYATQQDLIDRFGEEELVQLTDRTNLPASTIDADVVTAALSDAEALADSYLAKRYRLPLDPVHDVLTRTVVDIARYFLHGRRTDKDDPVTRDYGQALAWLKDVAKGLVELDAAGIAPDQNGDGQVQVSAPDRVFSRGSLSDF from the coding sequence ATGGCCTATGCCACGCAACAGGATCTGATCGACCGGTTCGGTGAAGAAGAGCTGGTCCAGCTCACCGACCGGACCAACCTGCCCGCATCGACCATCGATGCGGATGTGGTCACGGCCGCGCTCAGTGACGCAGAAGCCCTGGCGGACAGTTACCTTGCCAAACGATACCGGCTGCCACTCGACCCGGTTCACGACGTCCTGACCCGAACCGTCGTCGATATCGCCCGTTACTTCCTCCATGGACGCAGAACCGACAAGGACGATCCGGTCACGAGAGACTACGGACAGGCGCTTGCCTGGCTGAAGGATGTGGCCAAGGGCCTCGTTGAACTCGATGCCGCCGGGATTGCTCCGGATCAGAATGGCGACGGTCAGGTCCAGGTGTCCGCCCCAGACCGGGTCTTTTCCCGTGGCAGTCTTTCGGACTTTTAG
- a CDS encoding HI1506-related protein: MSDETNVPATTTATGAPSTKTPEPAAKPAAKKTTKAKESPAAKPVSAPKMVLRITAKPKAGFRRCGVHHPAEPVDYPADAFDAQQIAILKADPSLVVEEPEAQSA, encoded by the coding sequence ATGTCCGATGAAACGAATGTCCCGGCGACAACGACGGCAACAGGTGCCCCATCGACCAAAACGCCTGAACCGGCTGCCAAACCCGCCGCCAAAAAAACCACAAAGGCAAAAGAGTCCCCGGCTGCCAAACCTGTGTCAGCACCGAAGATGGTCCTGCGGATCACCGCCAAGCCGAAGGCCGGGTTCCGCCGCTGCGGTGTTCATCATCCAGCCGAGCCGGTCGACTATCCGGCTGACGCCTTTGACGCGCAACAGATCGCGATCCTGAAGGCTGATCCCAGCCTGGTGGTCGAAGAGCCCGAAGCGCAAAGCGCTTAA
- a CDS encoding Mu-like prophage major head subunit gpT family protein, producing MDINSQTLQSAYIGFNASFQRGLTEATSMYGSVATTVTSTTRENEYGWLGKFPRFREWVGDRVIASLQKHGYSIRNKSYENTIEVDRDDFDDDNLGIYAPVFTQLGMSATTFPDELVWPMLPAGFSTPCYDGQYYFDTDHPVLDANGDVTSVANTDGGSGTPWYLIDASQALKPIIYQERKAFGNLVRKDREDDDNVFMKKQFLYGLDGRANVGYGFWQMAWGSKQTLDAAHYEAARVALHSLKADYGKPLNIKPRLLIVPPSLEGTARKLVGNQLTTGGETNQWYGTADVMVVPWLA from the coding sequence ATGGACATCAACAGCCAGACGCTGCAGTCGGCCTATATCGGCTTCAACGCATCTTTCCAGCGCGGCCTCACCGAGGCCACCTCCATGTATGGCAGCGTGGCGACCACCGTCACCTCGACCACCCGCGAAAACGAATATGGCTGGCTGGGCAAGTTCCCCCGGTTCCGCGAATGGGTCGGCGACCGTGTGATCGCCTCCCTGCAAAAGCACGGCTATTCGATCCGCAACAAGTCCTATGAGAACACCATCGAGGTGGACCGGGATGATTTCGACGACGACAACCTGGGGATTTATGCGCCGGTCTTCACCCAGCTGGGCATGTCCGCAACAACATTCCCGGACGAGCTGGTCTGGCCGATGCTGCCAGCCGGTTTCTCCACACCCTGCTACGACGGCCAGTATTATTTCGACACGGATCACCCGGTGCTGGATGCCAATGGCGATGTCACCTCGGTCGCCAACACGGACGGCGGCTCTGGCACGCCTTGGTACCTGATCGATGCGAGCCAGGCGCTGAAGCCGATCATCTACCAGGAACGGAAGGCCTTCGGGAACCTGGTGCGCAAGGACCGGGAAGACGACGACAACGTCTTCATGAAAAAGCAGTTCCTCTATGGCCTCGATGGCCGGGCGAACGTCGGATACGGCTTCTGGCAGATGGCCTGGGGCTCAAAGCAGACGCTGGACGCTGCCCATTATGAGGCCGCCCGCGTTGCCCTGCACAGCCTGAAGGCCGACTACGGCAAGCCGCTTAACATCAAGCCCCGGCTTTTGATCGTGCCGCCGTCGCTCGAAGGCACGGCCCGCAAGCTTGTCGGCAACCAGCTGACCACCGGCGGAGAAACCAACCAGTGGTATGGCACCGCCGACGTGATGGTCGTGCCCTGGCTGGCTTGA
- a CDS encoding phage protease: MATTVNSPRPDTHLIAASDAVAVPSDMTAWIKLLPAGSFTCRDGRGPFHAGDSTALQAILTHTQSLLAATEMMVDYDHQSIFGAVEGVGGTARAAGWIKRFEIRDDGIYGQVEWTEAASAAIKAREYRYISPLFTVEKTTGKVMALRNAALVNMPALDLEAIAARFSPSKFSMERNAGGKPASTFPHPAQTQDTPMEQIAIALGLAETASEAEILAAIVATQQSHAAIAAAAGLKPTATSDDITAAIKLATATATPDPTKYVPIDQVTAMQADLKALKQEHDSEKAGQLVAAAIEAGKLSPALKDWGMELCLADPAKFETFTASAPTLTGPQLGSAKKDTGDPALDDSDLQVVAQMGLSADAMIASKKDLG, from the coding sequence ATGGCAACCACCGTCAACAGTCCCCGTCCTGACACCCACCTGATCGCCGCCAGCGACGCCGTCGCCGTGCCTTCAGACATGACGGCCTGGATCAAGCTTCTGCCCGCCGGCAGCTTCACTTGCCGGGATGGGCGCGGTCCATTCCATGCGGGCGACAGTACCGCGCTACAGGCGATCCTCACCCACACACAGAGCCTGCTCGCCGCCACCGAGATGATGGTCGATTACGATCACCAGAGTATCTTCGGTGCGGTCGAGGGCGTTGGCGGCACCGCCAGGGCGGCCGGCTGGATCAAGCGTTTCGAGATCCGGGATGACGGCATCTATGGCCAGGTTGAATGGACCGAGGCGGCCAGCGCCGCGATCAAGGCGCGCGAGTACCGCTACATCTCTCCCCTGTTCACCGTCGAGAAGACCACGGGCAAGGTCATGGCCCTGCGCAATGCGGCCCTGGTCAACATGCCGGCGCTGGATCTCGAGGCGATTGCCGCCCGTTTCTCACCATCCAAATTTTCAATGGAGCGGAATGCGGGCGGAAAACCGGCGTCCACTTTTCCTCATCCCGCTCAAACCCAGGACACCCCCATGGAACAGATTGCCATTGCGCTCGGCCTGGCCGAGACGGCGAGCGAGGCTGAGATCCTTGCCGCCATCGTAGCGACACAGCAGAGCCACGCGGCGATTGCCGCCGCTGCTGGCCTAAAGCCCACGGCCACAAGCGATGACATCACCGCCGCGATCAAACTGGCAACGGCGACAGCGACGCCCGATCCGACCAAATACGTTCCCATCGACCAGGTCACCGCCATGCAGGCCGATCTGAAGGCTCTCAAACAAGAGCATGACAGCGAGAAGGCCGGGCAGCTGGTCGCAGCCGCGATCGAAGCAGGCAAACTATCCCCGGCGCTGAAGGACTGGGGCATGGAGCTATGCCTAGCAGATCCGGCCAAGTTCGAGACCTTCACCGCCTCGGCTCCCACCCTCACCGGCCCACAGTTGGGTTCAGCGAAAAAAGACACCGGCGATCCGGCCCTGGATGACAGCGACCTGCAGGTCGTAGCCCAGATGGGTCTTTCAGCGGACGCTATGATCGCCTCGAAGAAGGACCTCGGCTGA
- the cas2 gene encoding CRISPR-associated endonuclease Cas2, with the protein MTTLYTQKRGERTEPTHLSAYRLMWMLVTFDLPVETKKQRAAATKFRQFLLDQGFEMSQFSNYLRLVNGQEQFETHVRRIESNLPDRGDIFIFQFTDRQYENIVRFSDQSRRERKKNPCQIALF; encoded by the coding sequence ATGACCACCCTTTACACGCAAAAACGGGGAGAGCGGACCGAACCAACCCATTTGTCCGCTTATAGGCTGATGTGGATGCTTGTCACTTTCGACCTGCCGGTGGAGACAAAAAAACAACGGGCGGCAGCCACCAAATTCCGCCAGTTTCTGCTGGACCAAGGCTTTGAAATGAGCCAGTTTTCAAATTACCTGAGGCTAGTGAACGGACAGGAGCAATTCGAAACCCATGTGCGGCGCATCGAATCGAACTTGCCCGACCGGGGTGACATTTTCATATTTCAATTTACGGATCGTCAGTATGAAAACATCGTCCGTTTCAGCGATCAATCGCGCCGAGAACGCAAGAAAAATCCGTGTCAGATCGCTCTCTTCTAA
- the cas1 gene encoding type II CRISPR-associated endonuclease Cas1, translating to MADRIRRYLPIMQRVVDLSSDGLHVAIHRGFLTVSKDREEQGRVALDDINGVIAHAHGLTWSNTVFTRLAERSVPIVLCAQNHAPVACVWPIEGNHAQGAKLNAQANAPKPLMKRLWRDIVFAKIQMQGAILASTGAEAGAFDMLARKVRSGDPENVEAQAARRYWRAMMGPGFRRDTGGDDINALLNYGYTILRAIVSRAICAAGLHPTIGLHHSNRGNSFALADDLMEPYRPLVDRLVYNLRQQGQDEVTQEAKQILVELTSFDLESSQGLSPLYVHVTRLAQQLAAVYQDGSGKLELPSSPSPLVLSGLGHRGQQET from the coding sequence GTGGCCGACCGCATTCGGCGATATCTTCCAATAATGCAACGTGTGGTAGATTTATCTTCCGATGGCCTTCACGTCGCCATCCATCGAGGGTTTCTCACCGTCTCGAAAGACCGCGAGGAGCAGGGTCGCGTCGCGCTTGACGATATCAACGGGGTTATCGCTCATGCGCACGGATTAACTTGGTCGAACACAGTATTCACCCGGCTTGCGGAACGCTCTGTTCCAATCGTTCTTTGCGCACAGAACCATGCACCTGTCGCCTGTGTCTGGCCAATTGAAGGCAATCACGCGCAGGGAGCAAAGCTGAATGCTCAGGCAAACGCCCCAAAACCTCTGATGAAACGGCTCTGGCGCGACATCGTGTTTGCGAAGATTCAAATGCAAGGCGCCATCCTTGCCTCTACCGGGGCTGAAGCTGGCGCCTTCGATATGCTGGCCCGCAAGGTGCGCTCTGGCGATCCAGAAAATGTGGAGGCCCAGGCAGCGCGGCGGTACTGGCGAGCAATGATGGGGCCTGGTTTTCGCCGGGACACGGGAGGCGATGACATTAATGCCCTGCTCAACTACGGTTATACCATTCTGCGGGCGATTGTCAGCCGCGCGATCTGCGCGGCTGGCCTTCATCCAACCATTGGGCTGCATCATTCCAACCGGGGCAATTCCTTCGCGCTAGCCGACGACCTAATGGAACCCTACAGACCCTTGGTGGATCGGTTAGTCTATAACCTGCGTCAGCAAGGGCAGGATGAGGTAACGCAAGAAGCGAAACAAATTCTTGTCGAACTCACATCTTTCGACCTTGAGAGCTCGCAGGGCCTCAGTCCCCTCTATGTGCATGTGACGCGCCTCGCCCAGCAATTGGCGGCCGTGTACCAGGATGGCTCCGGAAAGCTTGAATTGCCGTCGTCGCCCTCGCCGCTAGTTCTGTCCGGCCTTGGACATAGAGGGCAGCAAGAAACATGA